One genomic segment of Hydrocarboniclastica marina includes these proteins:
- the hemC gene encoding hydroxymethylbilane synthase, giving the protein MARSTLRIATRKSALALWQAEYIKSELERLHTGLHVQLLGLSTRGDKILDVPLAKIGGKALFVKELEDALLDGRADLAVHSMKDVPMELPDGLGLSAICERADPTDAFVSNDYASVDDLPQGAVIGSASMRRQCQLKAYRPDLDIRTLRGNVNTRLSKLDAREYDAIILATSGLRRLGFDSRIRYELPDQLCLPAVGQGALGIECRSDDTELAELLAPLNHAPSADRVRAERALNRRLQGGCQVPIAAYAVLEGDTVYLRGRVGAPDGTKLYHSEGRAPRAEGEKLGIRLAEDLLAQGAGDILAEIYGHDVR; this is encoded by the coding sequence ATGGCCCGATCCACCCTTCGCATTGCCACCCGCAAAAGCGCCCTTGCCCTGTGGCAGGCCGAATATATCAAGTCGGAACTGGAGCGGCTCCATACCGGGCTGCACGTGCAGTTGCTGGGACTCTCGACCCGGGGTGACAAGATCCTCGATGTGCCCCTCGCCAAAATCGGCGGCAAAGCGCTCTTTGTGAAAGAGCTGGAGGACGCCCTGCTTGATGGCCGGGCCGACCTCGCGGTTCATTCGATGAAAGATGTCCCCATGGAGTTGCCCGACGGCCTGGGCCTGAGTGCGATTTGCGAGCGAGCCGACCCGACCGATGCTTTCGTCAGTAACGATTATGCAAGCGTCGACGACCTTCCTCAGGGCGCCGTCATAGGCAGCGCCAGCATGCGCCGGCAATGCCAGCTCAAGGCGTACCGGCCCGACCTGGATATCCGCACGCTACGGGGCAACGTCAATACCCGCCTATCGAAACTCGACGCCCGCGAGTACGACGCAATCATCCTCGCCACCTCTGGCCTGCGCCGGCTCGGCTTTGATAGCCGGATCCGGTACGAACTACCCGACCAGTTGTGCCTCCCCGCTGTGGGGCAGGGCGCACTCGGCATCGAGTGTCGCAGTGACGATACTGAACTGGCGGAATTGCTGGCCCCACTGAACCACGCACCCAGTGCCGACCGCGTCCGTGCGGAGCGTGCACTCAACCGCCGCCTACAGGGCGGCTGCCAGGTTCCGATCGCGGCCTACGCCGTCCTCGAGGGTGATACTGTGTATCTTCGCGGCAGAGTGGGCGCGCCGGATGGCACAAAGCTCTATCATAGCGAGGGCCGGGCGCCCCGGGCTGAAGGTGAAAAGTTGGGCATAAGACTGGCCGAAGATCTTCTGGCCCAGGGCGCCGGTGACATTCTGGCTGAAATCTACGGCCATGACGTTCGCTAG
- a CDS encoding uroporphyrinogen-III synthase: MTFARNVLSGRRILVCRPEPRASELCRELQRSGADARALPMLAIAPVPETGALRTAVMNFDQFRHVIVVSPIAAGFLLDYLDQWWPQRPTGQAWYAVGSGTAGLLEQADISCLRAEQGHDSESLLQLPELARLDNQKLAIVGGEGGRNLLAEELTQRGGLVSKLALYRRLKPDYAEERLVEALVDFDPQALVVLSGETLNNLLSLGQNVDNRLRLRGLLVPTARVAEQARSAGFTRVAIASDLSFSGLEQALADVFSAGTEPGPLAKRPRPKDIV, encoded by the coding sequence ATGACGTTCGCTAGGAACGTTTTGTCCGGCCGCCGTATCCTGGTGTGCCGCCCCGAGCCCAGGGCATCAGAATTGTGCCGGGAATTGCAGCGAAGTGGTGCAGATGCGCGCGCGCTGCCTATGTTAGCAATTGCTCCGGTACCAGAAACCGGCGCCCTGCGTACGGCGGTTATGAACTTTGATCAATTCCGCCACGTGATCGTAGTCAGCCCCATAGCCGCCGGCTTTCTCCTCGACTACCTGGATCAGTGGTGGCCACAGCGGCCGACCGGCCAGGCATGGTACGCCGTAGGTTCGGGCACGGCAGGGCTGCTTGAACAGGCCGATATATCCTGTCTGCGCGCCGAGCAGGGCCACGACAGCGAAAGTTTGTTACAACTGCCGGAATTGGCCCGGCTGGACAATCAGAAACTAGCCATAGTCGGAGGAGAAGGTGGTCGCAACCTCTTGGCCGAAGAGTTGACTCAGCGTGGTGGGCTGGTCAGCAAACTGGCCCTCTATCGCCGCCTTAAACCCGACTACGCGGAAGAACGTCTTGTTGAGGCACTGGTGGATTTTGATCCCCAGGCCCTCGTGGTCCTCTCGGGAGAGACGTTGAACAACCTGCTGAGCCTGGGACAGAATGTAGACAACCGGTTACGGCTTCGCGGGCTCCTTGTGCCCACGGCACGGGTGGCCGAGCAGGCCAGATCCGCAGGTTTCACCCGCGTCGCTATTGCCTCGGATCTCAGTTTTTCCGGGCTTGAGCAGGCCCTGGCCGACGTCTTTTCTGCCGGGACAGAGCCCGGTCCGCTTGCCAAGCGGCCTCGACCCAAGGATATTGTGTGA
- a CDS encoding LytR/AlgR family response regulator transcription factor translates to MVTKVIIADDEPLARRRLQRLVEAVPGYVVVATAEDGDALLNTVAQTPPDIVLLDIRMPGSDGLTAAAALANLSEPPAIIFCTAYDEYALEAFRHSAADYLLKPVRQEALAEALARTGKVNRVQRAALAQPATDITLAVKTHRGTELIDMRQVFFCEADQKYVTLVHQGGETLTDLTLKELEAAYPDSLLRIHRNTLVGQRYIKALVRDNSGHYFVQLHTTPRRLNVSRRHAASLKTWLEQQ, encoded by the coding sequence ATGGTAACCAAAGTCATAATTGCCGACGATGAGCCGCTCGCACGCAGGCGCTTGCAGCGGCTCGTCGAAGCCGTTCCCGGGTACGTGGTCGTCGCTACTGCCGAGGACGGGGATGCACTGCTGAATACTGTGGCCCAAACGCCGCCGGACATCGTTCTGCTCGATATCCGCATGCCCGGCAGTGATGGGCTGACCGCTGCCGCAGCCCTGGCCAATCTCAGCGAGCCGCCGGCTATCATCTTCTGCACCGCCTACGACGAGTATGCACTGGAAGCTTTCCGGCACTCGGCCGCCGACTATCTACTGAAGCCCGTCCGTCAGGAAGCCCTGGCGGAAGCCCTCGCACGCACTGGCAAGGTAAATCGGGTCCAGAGGGCAGCCCTGGCACAACCGGCAACCGACATCACGCTGGCGGTTAAAACCCATCGCGGTACCGAACTGATAGACATGCGCCAGGTATTTTTCTGCGAAGCGGACCAGAAGTACGTCACTCTGGTACACCAGGGTGGTGAAACACTTACCGACCTGACCTTGAAGGAGCTTGAAGCCGCCTACCCCGACAGCCTGCTTCGCATTCACCGCAATACACTTGTCGGCCAGAGGTACATCAAGGCCCTGGTCCGCGACAACAGCGGCCATTACTTTGTCCAGCTCCACACAACGCCACGTCGACTCAATGTCAGCCGCCGCCATGCCGCCAGCCTTAAAACCTGGCTTGAACAGCAATAG
- a CDS encoding heme biosynthesis HemY N-terminal domain-containing protein, which translates to MKRVLIILLLALMAGALLSAAINYDTGYVRVSLGHYLLETNFWVALVLFLASVFVVHVLLNLGRKVSHPAGNVSRWFRRSRQRRSRDMTTRGLLELAEGNWPRAQKLLTSAAPHADTPLINYLAAAEAAHGQGKDQDAEKLLRKAFESADGAEMAVGLSQAKLQLASGQLEQALATLLRLRKKAPHHPFVLKQLKVVYTQLEDWRELSILLPEMRKQGIATADDTQPLERQVWLNLLDGAAEQVRRQPGDERSTASIDRVWDELPTTMRKDSSVIHAYARHLAELNFDERAETLLRKVLRNHWSDQLINLYGRIKGNSVAEQLLTAENWLKKRPNNPELLLALGRISLRNELWGKAREYFETSLRLQRKPETLGELCRLNAHLGDQEQSIRLLKQGLLQDAGLPELPMPHPSVLGKNRAAERAASANAR; encoded by the coding sequence ATGAAGCGCGTACTCATAATCCTGCTACTGGCGCTCATGGCAGGCGCATTGCTCAGCGCCGCCATAAACTACGACACGGGCTATGTGCGGGTGAGCCTGGGACACTATTTGCTGGAGACTAACTTCTGGGTTGCCCTGGTCCTCTTCCTGGCGTCCGTTTTTGTTGTCCACGTTCTGTTAAACCTTGGCCGCAAGGTCAGCCATCCGGCAGGAAATGTCTCGCGCTGGTTTCGTCGCTCCCGCCAGCGGCGGTCTCGCGATATGACGACACGAGGGCTACTGGAACTGGCGGAAGGCAACTGGCCGCGTGCTCAGAAGCTTCTGACTTCCGCAGCACCGCATGCAGACACTCCCCTGATCAATTATCTGGCCGCCGCGGAAGCAGCCCACGGCCAGGGCAAGGATCAGGACGCGGAGAAACTCTTACGGAAAGCATTCGAAAGCGCTGACGGCGCAGAAATGGCGGTGGGCCTGAGCCAGGCAAAATTACAGCTGGCTTCGGGTCAGCTGGAACAGGCGCTGGCGACGCTGCTACGCCTGCGGAAAAAAGCCCCGCATCACCCTTTCGTGCTCAAACAGCTCAAAGTGGTTTACACGCAACTGGAAGACTGGCGCGAGCTCAGTATCCTGCTGCCCGAGATGCGTAAACAGGGCATCGCTACCGCAGATGACACCCAACCCCTGGAACGGCAGGTCTGGCTCAACCTGCTGGACGGCGCGGCGGAGCAAGTCCGTCGCCAACCCGGGGACGAGCGCTCTACCGCGTCGATCGACCGGGTCTGGGATGAGTTACCGACGACCATGCGAAAAGACAGCTCTGTTATCCACGCCTATGCCCGGCACCTGGCTGAGCTGAATTTTGACGAGCGGGCTGAGACGCTACTGAGAAAAGTGCTGCGAAACCACTGGAGCGACCAACTGATCAATCTCTATGGGCGTATTAAAGGAAATTCGGTGGCCGAACAGTTGTTAACAGCGGAAAACTGGCTCAAGAAGCGCCCGAATAACCCCGAACTGCTGCTGGCTCTGGGGCGTATCAGCCTCCGGAACGAACTCTGGGGAAAAGCCCGTGAATACTTCGAGACCAGCCTGCGCTTGCAGCGCAAGCCCGAAACCCTTGGCGAACTCTGCCGTCTGAATGCGCACCTCGGCGATCAGGAGCAGAGCATTCGCTTGCTCAAGCAGGGGCTGCTGCAGGACGCGGGTCTGCCCGAATTGCCCATGCCCCACCCTAGCGTGCTGGGCAAGAACCGGGCAGCGGAGAGAGCAGCATCGGCCAACGCCCGATAA
- a CDS encoding uroporphyrinogen-III C-methyltransferase, whose protein sequence is MSDEKTTQPESTTPPTPPPRPGPATRPQKAPRQRTLWLAIVVLLLGLIAMALATGWLWQQRQSLEQQVSEIGQSVEEIRGQRQNAGSELSGRIEQLQASQREQAEQQRKLERQIDQAARSLLQMGNRTRNDWLLAEAEYLLRIGNQRLRMERDIDGALALLENADAVLAETEDMSTYPVRQELAREIQALRAVEDVDRVGLYLQLEAAIEQVEQLNTASLANTSALPQTQDGKDESATASADNTSDYLARAWEATKQTLSEVVVIRRMDEPVDAPLSPEQSAYANLNLRLMLEEAEMALLRANPVLYRRTLEKAQKWLEQWYDESSNQVAALAQTLSNLAKRDIRPDLPDISDSLNLLKARIAGRLQDNQQAGDNANSKSDTATGGSDQSNGDRAGQPQGLREGQSTDQGTDTNQGTDQNERPADGGQASGSGS, encoded by the coding sequence GTGAGCGACGAAAAAACTACTCAGCCGGAATCGACCACGCCGCCCACTCCACCACCACGTCCTGGCCCGGCGACGCGACCGCAAAAAGCGCCGCGCCAGCGTACGCTTTGGCTGGCTATCGTCGTTCTCCTGCTGGGGCTTATTGCAATGGCTCTCGCTACCGGCTGGCTGTGGCAACAGAGACAGTCTCTGGAGCAGCAGGTCAGCGAGATCGGGCAGTCGGTTGAAGAGATCAGGGGTCAGAGACAGAACGCAGGTTCGGAGCTGAGCGGGCGCATAGAGCAACTGCAGGCCAGTCAGCGCGAGCAGGCCGAACAACAGCGCAAGCTTGAGAGACAGATAGATCAGGCCGCGCGTTCCCTGCTACAGATGGGTAACCGAACCCGTAATGACTGGCTTCTGGCTGAAGCGGAATACCTCTTGCGGATCGGCAACCAGCGGCTGCGTATGGAGCGGGACATCGACGGCGCTTTGGCGCTGCTGGAGAACGCCGACGCCGTGCTCGCGGAAACCGAAGACATGAGCACCTACCCGGTCCGGCAGGAACTGGCCCGCGAAATCCAGGCCCTGCGAGCGGTGGAAGACGTCGACCGGGTCGGTCTCTACTTGCAGCTGGAGGCGGCTATTGAACAGGTAGAACAACTCAACACGGCCAGCCTGGCCAATACCTCAGCACTACCCCAGACGCAGGATGGCAAGGATGAGTCAGCCACAGCCAGCGCTGATAATACTTCGGATTACCTGGCCAGGGCCTGGGAAGCGACAAAACAGACGCTGTCTGAAGTCGTTGTTATCCGTCGCATGGATGAGCCCGTCGATGCGCCGCTCTCACCTGAGCAAAGTGCCTATGCAAACCTCAATCTGCGGCTGATGCTCGAAGAGGCAGAGATGGCGCTGCTACGGGCGAACCCCGTGCTTTACCGGCGCACTCTCGAGAAAGCGCAAAAATGGCTGGAACAATGGTATGACGAGTCCAGCAACCAGGTCGCAGCTCTCGCGCAGACGCTCTCAAACCTGGCCAAGCGGGACATCAGACCGGATCTTCCTGATATCAGCGATTCGCTCAACCTGCTCAAAGCACGCATCGCCGGACGTCTTCAGGACAATCAGCAAGCCGGTGACAACGCCAATAGCAAAAGTGATACCGCGACCGGCGGCAGCGACCAGAGCAATGGCGATCGTGCCGGTCAGCCTCAGGGCCTGAGGGAGGGCCAGAGCACTGATCAGGGTACTGATACTAATCAGGGCACAGATCAGAACGAAAGACCGGCCGACGGTGGCCAGGCTAGCGGGTCCGGATCATGA